The Setaria viridis chromosome 2, Setaria_viridis_v4.0, whole genome shotgun sequence DNA window CGCGGGGAGGAACGGGGAcccggcgccagcgccgccgcagccccagCCGTGGAGGCGCGCGCGGGCCTCCCGGAGGTGCGGCTCCGGCGCGGCATAGTGGACGGGGAGCCCCCGCGAGGCGAGCAGCAgggagaggtggaggagctggttCAGGTGGCCCTGCGCCGGGAACGGCACCGTCACGACGGCCACGGCGGATTCGGGTTCCATCGCGGAGCTGGGTGCGGATTCGCCTGGGATCGGAGGAACGAGGAAGGCAAATTCGCCAAGTCGTGTCGAGTAGCCCAAGGCCAGGGGGGAGCGTGCTCGTTCAGCAATCCTTTATGAATTTTTAATgggaaaataaatgaaaaaggTTGTCAGTTACCACCTGTGTTTCCATTCGTTTTCTCCACTTGTGATCTTCTTTTCCAACGCGCGCATGCTGTTCGGCGGAAGTGCGAAGCCGACAGATCACCTGCTCACGAGTCACGATTGTCATCTGCTGACAGAAACCGGCATTTCCGTTGCTCATCTTGAGTCGCTGGACGGCTCGCGGGCTGCAGACCTGCAGTGCAGAGCGCGGACAACGACGACCCTCCTTCGgcgatcctcctccgcctcccgccgttgccgtcctcctcctccctcacctgcaagcggtggcgccgccacctctccgaCCCCCGATTTCTCCGCGCTTCTGCGCATTCCACCACCGTGAACCCCTGCTCCTCGGCTTCTTCACCGGCTCTGCCGCGCGACTGGGGAGAAGGAGCGAGCGGCTGCCCATCTGGAGGAGGAAAGGGCTTATTCGTAAAAAATCAGGGACCTTTATGAAACGACAACCCatatttaacaaaaaaaaaccccAATTTggataatcgcgatccaaattaagGGTCTGAATGCAAAATAGTGGTCCGATATCTTACATACAACCCCTACTTTGGATCGCGGTTAATAATCGCGATTCAAATCGGGGTAAATTCTGCAAAATTTCCAGGCcggcgaggcgccgccgccgccggtggacAAGGGCGCCGGGCCCGACGGGACCAAGGGGTGCGATAGCCGCGGGATCAAGGAGGTTCGGGGCGCCGGGCTCGGGAGGATGGCGGCCGGCACGGTCAGGGGCATGGCAAGAACCTCACCGGCTGCCCGCCGGAACACGGTGGACGGTTGCGCGCCGGACCAGACCAGCTTTTGCCGCCCGTTCTCCACCGCCGCAAACCCGTTCCCGGAGTCGTGCTCGTCAGCTCGTGCACGCCGCACGCGGTTTGCGGCCCGCCCCTGCTTGGTCTGCCGCTCTCGGAGGTGCCGCGTGCCGGCGGCCCTGCTGCGTCTCAGTCAGTAAAGCATCCAAGCAATCCAATAAAATCGACTATTCTTCCAACAGAAAGGGTCTTTGTATTTTTACGGAATGTATGGAATTGGAAATCATTCACGAAAGCGTTGTGGGCTTTCATGTCCTGTTCttgtttcttcttccatgcttcTGATGGATCTGAAGTTAACTCGCCTGTGTGTTCTCCGGTTCTCCCTGCTGGCAACAAAACTCTGTAACTAGCCCAGTGATTGGGCTTGTGCAGAAAACCAATTGTAACTAGCACAGGCAAATGAGCACCGGAATGGCCAgcagaaacaaacaaacaatgaTTTGTCACAGCTCACTGATAAAGCTCCAACGTTTCGTTGATTCGGTGGTTCAGGTCAGGATCCTGTTAGCTTACCTGTACTGGAGATGAGTGTTGTTCTCGGCTACTTCAAAAGCCTCGAAGATCTCCCAGGCAACAGCTCCTGGGATACGCTCTGAAGCATCTTTCGGGTATAACAAGGTTAGGTGGGAGCTTTCCAAGCTGTGTTCCTGCAGGGCATGCTCAACCTGACGTGGATTGGAGGCGAGGGCTGGGGAAGACGGCACTTTGTTCTGTCAAGGTTTGATTTCTAGGGGGGTGTTTGTTCCCACCTCTAAACTTTAccacctgtcacatcaaatatttagatattaattaggagtattaaatataaaatatttacaaaatccattacacagatggaggctaaatggcgagacgaatttattaaacctaattagttcatgatttgacaatatgctactacagtaactatttgctaatgctggattaattaggcttaatagattcctctcgtcatttaacctccatctatgcaattagttttataattaactcatatttaatcctcctaattaaccttcGAAGATTCAATATGACATGGACTAAACATAAGAGTCTTGTCTCCTAATCTGGCGTGGCCGTCAGATTAATGTTCAGATGACAGCCTTGCCAAATCTACAGAGATATTTCTTCGTTGTCTATTGGGGGTCAAAGTGCTATCTGCAATCATGCAGTTTATGTCTGATCACCAGTTTTAACGAATGAATCCATCTGTGCTAATTTATTTTGGGGCCCACTGGCACCTGGTCAGGAGAGATTCTCATCTTGCTGTCTGCTGCAATAATTTTGAGGATTAACTTCTGCATTAATCTTTTCCCATGGCTTCTGAAAAGTCAATTAACTGACGAGCATCTATCTGCTGTGACCCCTGTTCCCACTCTCCAGTACAGTACTGCAGTAACAGCTGTTCCTGTTCAATTATTCTACCCATGTTAGAGGGTGTATACCCTCATAAACTTGAGTACCTGCCACATCGGatatttaatactaattagaagtattaaatataatctaattacaaaactaattgcacagatggagtctaattcgcgagacgaatctattaagcctaattagtctatgatttgacaatgtggtgctacattaaccatttgctaatgatgaattaattaggcttaatagattcgtctcgcgaattagtatagaggttctacagttagttttataattaactcatgtttagtccttctaattagcgtctgaacatccgatgtaactctgctaaagtttagcacctcgtatccaaacacccctagctCTCTACCCTGAActgattcatggtgcacgactGTCTCCGTTCAAAATGAAACATATTACAAACCAGTCTGTTCAGATTCTGGTTTTCGTTTCTGCAGGTCCATCTTGCAGTTTTTTCAGGTGACACCAAGGGCATGCTCTCTAGTTATATTCAGTCGGTTTTCAGCTTAAATTTCTGTTGACATTCAGTGTGTTTTCAGCTTAAATTATCAATATGTTTTCCTGTATTTGTCATGATATACTGATCAGAGGGGATGCTAACTTCAGTACACACCTCATTGACAAAGGAGAGTGTTCCGTATTATCAAATGACTGAATAcagttcagagttcaaactATCAAGCCTGAAAGCCGCAGCTATTGATCTATGGAGGAGCCCAAATCGATAACTGCATTGGTCATTGACGGGGACAAGGTAAATTGCGAAACAGCCAATAAAACCACAATGTTGCGCGGCAGAAAAATTGAAGAGCTGAACTGTAGAATAGAAGAAGTTGATTTCTGAATGTGTGATATTGATGCTGCTGAGTTCATTTGTGTCACACTCCTCTTCAGCACTGGAAGATGACAACAGGTAGGAAGGTAAATTGATCCTAACCATTTCAGTTTCACCTTTTGTCGCCAAGAAAAGGCATCTCTTTTGCAAAGCCAACCGCTAAAAAAGGGCTCCTTTGTAAAGCTAACCAAGCAGTAACCTCCACTGACCAGTGTTTTTTCTTCCCAGGTGAACTGTTGAGATAATCATGTTTAGAGATTATAGCTTGAATAAGAGAGTGTTTTTAACGTTTATGGATTGGTTCAAATTTGTATCGAAGTCAAGGATTTTGGTACAAATCTCCTCTTCAGAGCGATCCTGTTGTGATCTTTTGATGGGTGAGATGGCTCTAGCAATCTTTATAATTCAGCTTCAGTTTATACAGATACTAGTTTTTCAATCCATCCCACCTAAGAATATCCAAATTGCAAACTTTCTAATCTTAGGAGAGTTGATAAAAAAATGAGTAAAATGCATGAGCAGTCCCTAAACTTGTGCGCGTGTCATCTAAGTTCTCAAACTTCTAAAACACAAATTGAAGTtcccaaacttgctaattgtCCCATACAGGTCCAAATCTCTAGAACTTCCATTAATATGCCTACATGGCACACTACGTGGTGATGTGGACATGTAGATCCGCACGTAAGCTCTACCATGCTTCTCTATCCACTCTCTCTATCTCCTTGTCCACAAGTCCACCGACGGTCCTCTCCCCGACGATACGGAAGACCAGCACGAGCTGGACCTCGATCCGCGCGGCTGACCCCTCTCTCCTTTTCCGTCGCCGAGATCTGCATCTCTGGCAGGAGGCACTCGAGCCCCTCGGCGGCGGCAGACAGCAGCACTCGACCTCGGGCCCAAGCCACCGCCGCTTGCTGGCCACGCTGCTCTACCTCTCAGGCGCGCAGCCGTTGGCCTCCGTTCCACCAGCCACCACTGCCCCTCGGGCCCTtccgaggaggcggaggagaaaaGGGGAGGAGGATGTGAGGGGGCTAGCACGCGTAGAGGCAAGAAAGCAGAAATGCGAGAGGTTGCGACGGGTGAGGCTGCTCTGGTCCCAGCGTTGACAAGGGACATGGAGGTACCACGAGGCCCttggcggtcggcggcggcgctccaccTCAAAACCTTGATGGCAACGCTTGAGCTCGTGCAATCCGCCTCCTCACCGGCACCAGCAGCGGAGCTCACAAGGATGGCAGCCGCACAACGCTCACCCAAGCCCTTTTCCCATCTGACCATTTTGATTTGCCGCTGCCGCATTGAGCTTGTTCGTGCTGACTCCGATTCACGGTCCTGCTCATTGAAATCGCGCCGCTCCCCAGCTATGTCATCACTCGCACTCCGCTacaggccgccgccgtccagcgcCCTCCCCCAGCCATGCCGTCGCGTCGCTTCGCCGCGGGCCATCCACCGCCGCTAGTGCCCCTCCCAGCCATGTTGTTGAGCTGCCGTTGGGCCAAAGGATGAGCGCCTCCATGGGTCGGCAACCAGTGGTCCACAGCCGGGCCCTAGGATGACAACCAGGGCCCTTCGCGGCACCGCGTGCATCGCCTGTGGCCTCGTTCTCCTACACGTCGTCAGGAGCGGCCGGTTGACCTTGGCGCAAGGCAGCCGtgccggtggcgggcggcgtgaGGTGCAGGGGTGCTGCGGCAGGCGGCAAGGGCCAGCTCGGGGAGGGAAGGGGGCAACGTGAGCAGCCGGACAGGCGCCGTAGAGAGAGAAAGATAGAAATGTGGGAGAAGAggtgaggaagagagaaagacAGAAATGTGGGGAGGAGGTGAGGAAGAGAGAGCTGACATGTGGACCCCACATAAGCAGATCCGCTGGCCGACGACGGGCGTTGCGACGCACGCGGTGATGAAGGGAAGATGGCGTCGTGGCAGGTTGACGAGCGGGCCCCACGTGTGGATCCATGTCATCACGGAATCAACATGCCATGTAGGCGTATTAATGGAAGTTCTAGAGATTTGGACCTATATGGGACCATTAGCAAGTTTGGGGGATTTCAACGTGTGTTTTAGGAGTCAACATGCCATGTAGGCGTATTAATGGAAGTTCTAGAGATTTGGACCTATATAGGACAATTAGCAAGTTTGAGGGATTTCAACGTGCGTTTTAGAAGTTTGAGGACCTAGATGATACACACGCACAAGTTTAGAATCCGCTCGGGTATTTtactctaaaaaaaattatttgcaaCCATGGTGAAGCAACTGTCCCCGAAATAACTGAATCCCTCAGACTCTGAAGTCCGAATTGAAGGCTGTTATATATAAAGCCGCTTATTGCTCCTCCTTGTTAACCGTCCCATCCTCCAAGACTTCAGCAAACTGACAGGGCGAAGCAAGGAGCAGCCGCCATGGACGCAGAGATGGGGAGGAAGGTGgcgaaggagaaggagatgagGGAGTGGTGCGTCGCGCTTCCCAAGGTGGAGCTCCACGCCCACCTCAACGGCTCCGTCCGCAATTCCACCCTCCTGTCAGTACTCCGCTCCGCCCCTACCCCACCTCCCCTCTCATCTCATCGTCTCCCCCGGACTCCTGGTTCTTGATTTCTAGCCATGGGTAGCTTCAGTTTCTTGATTCGACGCTAGAGTAGCGCAGTTCAAGTCTGGACTCTAGACCGGTAGGGGGCATCATTGTGCAGTATCTGTTCCATGACTTCGTGACACACGTTTGGGAGAAGAACTCGTTAGGAAATTTGTGGTTCAAATCCGATTTTTTTGTCGAGCGAACAAATCTCATTTCTGTGCATAAACCTGAACTTTATCAGGATTGTAAATTGCGATGTTGTAAAGAACTGCAGTTTTATTAAGTGTCGTCAGATAGTACGAACAGGGCATGTGCAGTAGTAGGGTGCAAGCATGTGGATTCATGGGAGTGCTCATGTGGGTGAAAAATCTTTACCCGTTTTGATGATTTTTCTAAAGGAGCTTATGATCCACAAATCGCAAATGATTTGGCCTCCGCAACAATTACCTTACTACTAACTAGAAGCTCCTGGAAGATAGGTCTGTAAATTATCTGTTATTTGCGTCAAGAAATGTATCATGTGTTAATTTGTGGGTTAGTTCGCCTAGACATTGTATGTTTGCTTCAGAGATGTTATGTTTCCCTTATTATATTTCTTAAACAATATGTTCAAATCCTTTCGTGACTGGCCATGCTAGTTCACATGCTAACACTTTTCGTTTGAATGTATAGTTCTAAGTTCTAGCTATTTATTTGGTCTAAAGTCTAAACCAGATGTATATGCTGATCCAATAATTAGCCTTTTTGTCATCTGTCAATTTATCATATATTGCACTCAGAACAAAGGGCCAAGGCCTCAAGGGTACCAAGTACCAACATGCTCTATTAGTTCTTGCATTAAGGCCAAGGCATATGTGATAGTCTGATGGATGCTCCCTAGCTATATAAATGACCTATTCTTTGTGGATTCAATAATAAGTTTGTGCTGTTAAGACTCAGAACCGATTTTACTACAATGATTTAAGAGCACACACTGCTTATATACCATTTAAATCTGTGTCCAGACATTCTTATCATTTTTTGAACAGGGAACTTGCAAAACAGCTAGCTGACAAAGGAATCATTGTCTTCGAAGATGTTAAAGATGTGATCATGAAGAGTAAGTCAAAGATCACCTTTATTTTTACTAATGCAGTTACTTACTATAAATCATATCAAAAGATACCATGGATTGTATTAATCACTGATAACACCGAAGAATTTCCTTTGCATGACTTTTGAGGATTTTAAACACTGGCATTTGAAATTCCTAAACAGATGGTAGATCTCTCCCAGAGTGTTTCAAGCTTTTTGATTTGTTCCATATACTTACAACGGAACATGATACAGTAACAAGGATCGCTAAGGAGGTATATTTGTCATCTCAATTAGAAGGTTGCATTCTTAATACTGTAAATTTGCTCAGTTCATTGACCCAGGAAATATAACAGGTCGTGGAAGATTTTGCTGCAGAGAATGTTGTGTATTTGGAAATAAGAACTACCCCTAAGGTGCTTCTTTGGAATATTTTGTTGCATATTTTTTACAGTTTTGTGAGTCTATGCAGCAAGAATGTGGTTAGTTATGTGTTCTTTTGCTCACATATCATGTAGAACAATGAAGCCAAAGGGATGACCAAGCGGTCTTACATGGATGCTGTTATTAAAGGTCTAAAAGCAGTTGAAGCTGTTGATGTTGTTTTATTTGATTCTAACTCAAGAACAAATGACACATTAGCTTGCACACCTACAATTGAGTTTGATGGTGACACAATGAAAAAGAGGATATATGTCAGGCTCCTTCTTAGTATTGATCGCCGTGAGACAACTTCGGCTGCATTGGATACTGTAAGTTAAGATTTTCCAAGAAGCTGATATTCTAAACAAAGTAACAAACATAGGCACACATCGATAATCTGCAGAAATAATTTCTTTTTGTCAGGTTAATTTAGCCCTGGAATTGAAGGACCAAGGTGTCATTGGCATCGATCTTTCTGGCAATCCAGTCGTGGGGGAAT harbors:
- the LOC117846431 gene encoding N6-mAMP deaminase, translated to MDAEMGRKVAKEKEMREWCVALPKVELHAHLNGSVRNSTLLELAKQLADKGIIVFEDVKDVIMKNGRSLPECFKLFDLFHILTTEHDTVTRIAKEVVEDFAAENVVYLEIRTTPKNNEAKGMTKRSYMDAVIKGLKAVEAVDVVLFDSNSRTNDTLACTPTIEFDGDTMKKRIYVRLLLSIDRRETTSAALDTVNLALELKDQGVIGIDLSGNPVVGEWETYLPALQHAKELGIPITIHCGEVANRKEIQAVLDFCPQRLGHVCCLNDAEWKKLKSLMIPVEICLTSNVMTGGAPSLELHHFADLYNAKHPLSLCTDDCGLFSTSLSNEYYLVAATFGLTKPELFHLAQEAVHFIFADENVKKSLKEVFKHAEKRFDDVV